A DNA window from Lutra lutra chromosome 8, mLutLut1.2, whole genome shotgun sequence contains the following coding sequences:
- the ZNF641 gene encoding zinc finger protein 641, whose product MLSEQTAVLGTGWESMNVQLDGAEPQVERGSQEEGPWRIAPGSLEHLCCDLEEEPQSLQEKAQSAPWVPAIPQEGSTGDWEMAAALLAAGSQGLVTIKDVSLCFSQEEWRSLDPSQTDFYGEYVMQENCGIVVSLRFPIPKLDMLSQLEGGEEQWVPDPQDLEERDILRVTYTGDGSEHEGDTPELEAEPPRMLSSVSEDTVLWNPEQDESWDSMPRSSRGMLLGPPFLQEDSFSNLLCSTEMDSLLRPHTCPQCGKQFVWGSHLARHQQTHTGERPYSCLKCEKSFGRRHHLIRHQKTHLHDKPSRCSECGKNFRCNSHLASHQRVHTEGKSCKGQEVGESPGARKRQRAPPVPKCHVCTECGKSFGRRHHLVRHWLTHTGEKPFQCPRCEKSFGRKHHLDRHLLTHQGQSPRSSWDRGTSVF is encoded by the exons ATGCTCTCAGAACAGACAGCAGTCCTGGGGACAGGATGGGAGTCAATGAATGTCCAGCTGGATGGAGCAGAGCCTCAGGTGGAAAGGGGAAGCCAAGAAGAGGGGCCATGGAGAATAGCACCAGGGTCACTGGAACACCTGTGCTGTGACCTTGAAGAGGAACCACAGTCCCTTCAGGAGAAGG ctcAGTCAGCTCCCTGGGTTCCTGCCATTCCCCAGGAGGGGAGCACCGGAGATTGGGAGATGGCAGCTGCACTTCTTGCGGCAGGATCACAG GGCCTGGTAACCATCAAGGATGTGTCATTGTGCTTCTCTCAGGAGGAATGGCGGAGCCTGGACCCTTCTCAGACAGACTTTTATGGAGAATATGTCATGCAAGAAAACTGTGGCATAGTGGTCTCTCTAA GATTTCCAATTCCCAAACTGGACATGCTTTCTCAACTAGAAGGAGGGGAAGAACAATGGGTCCCTGACCCCCAGGACTTGGAGGAGAGGGACATCCTGAGGGTCACATACACAG GAGATGGAAGTGAGCATGAGGGCGATACCCCTGAACTAGAAGCAGAACCTCCCCGAATGTTATCTAGTGTGTCTGAAGATACTGTTCTCTGGAACCCAGAACAGGATGAGAGCTGGGATTCCATGCCCAGGAGCTCCAGAGGAATGCTCCTGGGCCCACCTTTTCTTCAGGAAGATAGCTTCTCAAACCTTCTATGTAGCACAGAGATGGATTCCCTTTTAAGACCGCACACATGCCCCCAGTGTGGGAAACAGTTTGTGTGGGGCTCCCACCTTGCCAGGCACCAGCAAACACACACTGGGGAGCGGCCCTACAGCTGCCTCAAGTGTGAAAAGAGCTTCGGGAGAAGACACCACCTGATCCGGCACCAGAAAACCCACCTACATGACAAGCCCAGCAGGTGCTCAGAGTGTGGCAAGAATTTCCGATGCAACTCCCATCTGGCCAGCCACCAGAGAGTGCATACGGAAGGCAAATCCTGCAAGGGTCAAGAGGTTGGAGAGAGCCCAGGGGCTAGGAAACGGCAGCGTGCCCCACCAGTGCCAAAGTGCCATGTGTGCACTGAGTGTGGGAAGAGCTTTGGCCGACGGCACCACCTGGTGAGACACTGGCTGACCCATACTGGGGAGAAGCCCTTCCAGTGCCCTCGCTGTGAAAAGAGCTTTGGCCGTAAACATCACCTGGACAGGCACCTGCTGACCCACCAGGGACAGAGTCCCCGGAGCAGCTGGGACAGAGGGACATCTGTCTTTTGA